From a single Nymphaea colorata isolate Beijing-Zhang1983 chromosome 4, ASM883128v2, whole genome shotgun sequence genomic region:
- the LOC116252344 gene encoding putative UPF0481 protein At3g02645 translates to MKKESPRSFNEHRWVVQIRRQIEEALDDDADADLPVSIFNVPKPLMAAKPEAYIPQQVAIGPYHHRRPELYEMERYKLSSARWVQKSLRNIKFQAVVEHFTKLEHRIRSSYHRYVELNGETLAWMMAVDASFLLEYLNLYAVDCPRASPASARMSHLIDCTGRKAAHGATSRDIVMLENQIPLFLLAKLLEFQCASPQESERRLLMMLIGFCKELSPFRMVDDAPQIQVTDQGAHLLQVLYDAVVPPAEITPESGKKSGENVEEEIDGHDDDGPNSNQQKVSWTYFRQFIGSVWNRTAQRLLPPQPVKLIVIPWKVLRNLPVFALLRQPIDGLLDSIFDTGASGNVGKQKVGEEDQLRPPLAEELEIPSAAELKDAGVTFRQTTGGLISIRFDSKSAAFFLPIITVDANTEVIMRNLVAYEASATPGPLVLTRYTELMNGIIDGEEDVRVLREEGIVCNHLKSDVEAACMWNGMSRSVRLTRVKHLDKVIQEVNRYYHGSWKVRTRKFMGRYVFASWQLLTLLAAVLLLLMMAFQAFCLVYGCSRLLDEQKAMAD, encoded by the coding sequence ATGAAGAAAGAATCGCCACGTAGCTTCAATGAGCACAGATGGGTAGTCCAAATCCGTCGGCAGATTGAGGAAGCACTCGACGACGACGCCGATGCCGATCTCCCGGTCTCCATCTTCAACGTGCCGAAGCCATTAATGGCAGCCAAGCCAGAGGCCTATATTCCCCAGCAGGTAGCCATTGGACCATACCACCATCGAAGGCCCGAGCTCTATGAGATGGAGAGGTACAAGCTCTCTTCTGCTCGATGGGTGCAGAAATCTCTCCGAAATATTAAGTTTCAAGCCGTAGTGGAGCACTTTACGAAGTTAGAGCACAGGATCAGGTCATCCTACCACAGGTATGTGGAACTCAATGGAGAAACCCTTGCTTGGATGATGGCAGTCGACGCCTCTTTCCTGCTCGAGTACCTGAATCTCTACGCCGTAGACTGCCCGCGGGCATCTCCTGCGTCGGCGCGGATGTCGCATCTTATCGACTGCACAGGCAGGAAGGCTGCCCACGGCGCCACCTCGAGGGACATTGTCATGTTGGAGAATCAAATCCCCCTCTTCCTGCTGGCCAAGCTCTTAGAATTCCAATGTGCTTCGCCTCAAGAATCGGAAAGGAGGTTGCTGATGATGTTGATTGGTTTTTGCAAGGAGCTTTCCCCTTTCAGGATGGTAGACGATGCACCACAAATTCAGGTTACTGATCAGGGTGCCCACCTTCTTCAAGTCCTCTACGATGCAGTCGTTCCACCGGCCGAAATCACGCCGGAATCTGGTAAAAAATCCGGCGAGAATGTCGAGGAAGAGATTGACGGCCATGACGACGATGGCCCCAACTCGAATCAACAAAAAGTTTCTTGGACATATTTCCGGCAATTTATTGGTTCAGTCTGGAATCGCACCGCTCAGAGGCTTCTACCACCACAGCCTGTCAAGCTTATCGTCATCCCATGGAAGGTACTCCGCAACCTCCCAGTTTTCGCCTTATTGAGGCAGCCGATTGATGGACTGCTCGATTCTATCTTCGACACCGGGGCCTCCGGGAACGTCGGGAAACAGAAAGTTGGGGAAGAAGACCAGTTAAGGCCGCCGCTGGCGGAGGAGCTAGAGATACCCTCCGCTGCGGAGTTGAAGGACGCAGGAGTAACGTTCCGTCAGACCACCGGCGGCCTGATAAGCATAAGATTCGACTCGAAGAGCGCCGCCTTCTTCCTGCCGATCATCACGGTGGACGCCAACACAGAGGTGATCATGAGGAACTTGGTGGCCTACGAGGCTTCGGCGACGCCGGGGCCTCTGGTTCTCACAAGATATACGGAACTGATGAACGGAATCATTGACGGCGAGGAAGACGTGAGGGTTCTCAGGGAGGAGGGGATCGTCTGCAACCATCTGAAGAGCGACGTCGAGGCTGCCTGCATGTGGAACGGCATGAGCAGGTCGGTGAGGCTGACGAGGGTGAAGCATCTGGACAAGGTGATACAGGAGGTGAACAGGTACTACCATGGAAGCTGGAAGGTGAGGACGAGGAAGTTCATGGGGAGATACGTGTTTGCGTCATGGCAGTTGCTTACTTTGTTGGCGGCGGTTCTTCTCTTGTTGATGATGGCCTTCCAGGCGTTCTGCTTGGTCTATGGCTGCTCTCGGCTTTTGGACGAGCAAAAGGCCATGGCAGATTAG
- the LOC116252343 gene encoding formin-like protein 20, with amino-acid sequence MSKLTDSFSYTSPSSRRLLQHHPRWWWWWKRGLIFRMRPGRPGPPDDPWRDFGPPPPPPPVDPWGPPPPPPPVDPWRLPPPPPPPLPPPPPPPLSYPPPPPPLWYPPPPPPPPPPPPPRPPAPDPCDDCCGCLTGILSVLCCCWLFESLFGGPLYAPLAPLPPPPPPPPPPPPLF; translated from the exons ATGTCCAAATTAACCGACTCCTTTTCATATACCTCGCCATCTTCTCGTCGCCTACTTCAGCACCATCcaaggtggtggtggtggtggaagaGAGGCCTCATTTTCAGAATGAGACCTGGACGCCCTGGTCCGCCGGACGACCCTTGGCGGGATTTTggacctcctcctcctccaccgccAGTTGACCCTTGGGGACCTCCCCCTCCACCACCGCCCGTCGACCCATGGAGACTTCcgccacctccacctcctcctcttcctcctccaccgCCACCGCCGCTGTCGTACCCGCCACCCCCACCACCGCTATGGTACCCACCTCCACCCCCTCCACCGcctccaccacctccaccaCGACCACCGGCTCCCGATCCTTGCGATGACTGCTGCGGATGTTTAACAGGAAT ACTCTCCGTCCTTTGCTGCTGCTGGTTGTTCGAGTCGCTCTTCGGTGGACCACTCTATGCGCCGCTTGCGCCGCTGCCGCCTccgccaccaccgccgccgccgccaccaccgcTCTTCTAG
- the LOC116253670 gene encoding 60S acidic ribosomal protein P0 — protein MAVKYSKAEKKVMYDKKLCQLLDQYSQVLIAAADNVGSNQLQSIRKGLRGDSIVLMGKNTMMKRTIRLHSEKTGNKAFLNLIPLLVGNVGLIFTKGDLKEVREEVSKYKVGAPARVGLVAPIDVIVPPGNTGLDPSQTSFFQVLNIPTKINKGTVEIITPVELIKKGDKVGSSEAALLAKLGIRPFSYGLVILSVYEDGSVFSPEVLDLTEDDLMEKFATGVSLVTALSLALSYPTLAAAPHMFANAYKNVVAVALATEYSFPQAEKVKEYLKDPSKFAVAAAPVAAETSAAPAAAAKEEEKKEEPAEESDDDMGFSLFD, from the exons ATGGCGGTGAAATACTCCAAGGCCGAGAAGAAGGTCATGTATGACAAGAAGCTTTGCCAGTTGCTGGACCAGTACAGCCAGGTGCTCATCGCCGCGGCTGACAACGTCGGATCCAACCAGCTCCAGAGCATCCGCAAGGGTCTCAGGGGCGATTCCATTGTCCTCATGGGAAAGAACACGATGATGAAGCGGACGATCCGCCTTCACTCCGAGAAGACCGGCAACAAGGCGTTCCTGAACTTGATCCCCCTGCTTGTGGGCAACGTTGGGCTTATTTTCACCAAGGGAGACCTGAAGGAGGTCAGAGAGGAAGTTTCCAAATACAAGGTTGGAGCACCGGCACGTGTTGGGCTTGTTGCTCCCATTGATGTGATTGTGCCTCCTGGAAACACTGGCTTGGATCCTTCTCAGACATCATTTTTCCAGGTTCTGAACATTCCCACCAAGATTAACAAGGGTACCGTTGAAATCATCACTCCTGTGGAGTTGATAAAGAAGGGTGACAAAGTGGGTTCATCTGAGGCAGCTCTGTTGGCAAAGCTAGGAATAAGGCCATTTTCCTATGGTCTTGTTATCCTCTCTGTGTATGAAGATGGTTCTGTCTTTAGTCCCGAAGTGCTGGACCTAACAGAGGATGATCTTATGGAGAAATTTGCAACTGGTGTTTCATTGGTGACAGCATTATCTTTGGCCCTATCGTATCCAACTCTTGCAGCTGCACCGCATATGTTTGCTAATGCATATAAGAATGTTGTAGCCGTTGCCCTTGCAACAGAGTATTCCTTCCCTCAGGCTGAGAAAGTCAAGGAATACCTAAAG GATCCAAGCAAATTTGCCGTGGCTGCTGCTCCTGTAGCTGCTGAGACTTCTGCCGcacctgctgctgctgccaaagaagaagaaaagaaagaggagccAGCAGAGGAATCGGACGATGATATGGGCTTTAGTTTGTTTGATTAA